GTGAAGTCCGCCGAGATCGACAAGTACCCGACGGGCCCGCGGATCGGCATCCCCGGCGCCCCGGAGGACCTGGCTGTCACCGGTGGCGGGGTTTCGGCGTGGTCGGTGTGTGACACCGCCGCGGCGCGCAACACCGTCGCCGGCCCGGTGGTGACGTCGATCGCCGGGCAATTGTCGCGGTCCGGGCGTGCCGCGCCGATGGGCTCGGACCAGGCGGTCCTGGCCACCCACGGCGGCGCCACCTACATCCTCTGGAACGGACACCGGTCGCGGATCGACCCGCGGGACCGCTCGCTGACGTTCAACCTGGGCCTCGACCCGGGTAAGACCTATCCGGTGGCGATGTCCAACGCGCTGTTCGACGCGTTACCGGCCACCGAACCGATTGTCGTGCCGGGAATTCCGGAGCTTGGCCGGCCGTCGCGGTGGCTGCCCGACACCCCCGTCGGCACCGTGCTGCAAAGCAAGGACGCGGCCGGCACGGTCAGTGGCTTCTACGTCCTGTTGCCCGGCGGTGTGCAACAGATCAGCCCGTTCGTCGCGGATCTGCTGCGGACCGCCGTCTCGCAGACCTCGGCCGCGCCGCTGCTGGTTCCCCCGGACAAGCTGGTCGGCATCCCCGACGTCGACGTCCTCAACATCGACTACTACCCGACTGCCCGGCTGAACTTCATTGACACCGAGGCGAACCCGGTGACCTGCGTGAGCTGGGAGAAGATGTCGACCGACCGCCAGGCGACCGTGACGGTGTTCAACGGCAGGGGGCTGCCGGTGTCGCCGAGCATGGACTCGCGGCTGGTCAAGCTCGTACGCGACGACCGCCACCCGGATTCGGTGGTCGCCAATCAGACGCTGCTGCTGCCCGGCGCCCCCAACTTCGTGGCCACCACCAGCGGGGTGGTCACCTCCGACACCAGGGAAAGCCTCTACTGGATCTCCCCGCAGGGGGTCCGGTACGGA
This DNA window, taken from Mycolicibacterium sp. MU0050, encodes the following:
- the eccB gene encoding type VII secretion protein EccB gives rise to the protein MPLNLSNRDQNSGHLFYNRRLKAAITRFSVRMKHDDRKQHAALALSIVFVLIGVGWMVLLNVLKPAGLVGESAIIGNRDTGAVYAKIDGRLYPALNLTSARLATGSNSAPAWVKSAEIDKYPTGPRIGIPGAPEDLAVTGGGVSAWSVCDTAAARNTVAGPVVTSIAGQLSRSGRAAPMGSDQAVLATHGGATYILWNGHRSRIDPRDRSLTFNLGLDPGKTYPVAMSNALFDALPATEPIVVPGIPELGRPSRWLPDTPVGTVLQSKDAAGTVSGFYVLLPGGVQQISPFVADLLRTAVSQTSAAPLLVPPDKLVGIPDVDVLNIDYYPTARLNFIDTEANPVTCVSWEKMSTDRQATVTVFNGRGLPVSPSMDSRLVKLVRDDRHPDSVVANQTLLLPGAPNFVATTSGVVTSDTRESLYWISPQGVRYGISWDEQTLKAVGLNPGAAVQAPWPIVRTFASGPAISRDDALLVRDTLPSGGTAARVGG